A region from the Leptolyngbya iicbica LK genome encodes:
- a CDS encoding caspase, EACC1-associated type — protein MGKKVALLIGIGNYGSGLKTLQCPANGVNAMNTVLAEPEIGGFDEVIPLIDPDVGTMRSQIGAVFGRLAKSDLALFYFTGHGIKDMTGEFYLTTAQTQLFDNGRLNPGTAVEAEFVKRVMGNCYAQRKVIILDCCFGAAFAEGFLTMDDGGVDLEAELGGKGWVVLTAATARNYALEQEGEPLSVYTRYLTEGLRTGAAAKRGNAYISVGQLHDYLRTQVQKVAPTMSPEIFNARQGQAIQIAKAAIATRELTYREAIRSKIRRGQIGGAGRVYLNTLQQQLQLPPQRAAELETQELQPYAQKQAHLDTYRQALLAEIEVEYPLGDDAIADLQDLQKLLNLRDRDVRPLVIKTLQALSVRGDVRAMVSRLFSPPEITQPALPEPSQIQLPAIDIPLRSARGIDYQPLVELLRSQQWQEADQFTRQQMLKIAGRTTAGWLRGEDWENFPATDLQTIDQLWQAYSSDRFGLSLQIAAWESAGAHVDLETMRTVGIQLGWKPPEGYWKEPEGYTYNLSAPPGHLPTQLTKVGSLGRKFQAVAQKLRRQLPEPANAIGEPAQPVNPRVPHWSERWGMTAQSYPFETMRVNERGDIVERIAGEAECFVEDLGNGVTLEMVYIPGGEFLMGASEDEAGAFSDEPPQHRVTVPEFSLGKFAVTQAQYAAITGKNPSHFKGDQRPVERGAWQDAVAFCKALTDRTGKRYRLPSEAEWEYACRAHTSTPFAFGPTLTPDLANYDGNYSYGQGPEGTYRQQTTEVGQFLPNGLGLYDLHGNVWEWCADGWHYTYDGAPSDGTAWTAGGEQNGRVIRGGAWNVDPRLCRSASRLRLTPDLRNYDIGFRVVCSPPRT, from the coding sequence ATGGGTAAAAAAGTCGCCCTGTTAATTGGCATTGGCAACTATGGCAGTGGATTGAAAACGCTCCAATGTCCTGCCAATGGCGTGAATGCGATGAACACGGTGCTGGCGGAGCCGGAGATTGGCGGCTTTGATGAGGTGATTCCTCTGATTGACCCGGATGTGGGCACCATGCGTAGCCAGATTGGGGCAGTGTTTGGGCGGCTGGCGAAGTCGGATCTGGCGCTGTTTTATTTCACCGGGCACGGCATCAAAGACATGACCGGGGAGTTTTATCTCACCACAGCGCAAACGCAACTCTTCGACAACGGTCGGCTGAATCCGGGGACGGCGGTGGAAGCGGAGTTTGTGAAGCGGGTGATGGGCAACTGCTACGCCCAGCGCAAGGTGATCATTCTGGACTGCTGCTTTGGGGCGGCCTTTGCTGAGGGCTTTTTGACCATGGATGACGGCGGCGTTGATCTGGAAGCGGAACTGGGGGGCAAGGGCTGGGTGGTCTTGACGGCGGCAACAGCCCGCAACTACGCTCTGGAACAAGAGGGTGAACCGTTGTCGGTTTATACGCGCTACCTGACTGAGGGCTTACGGACGGGGGCGGCTGCCAAGCGGGGAAATGCTTACATTTCGGTGGGGCAACTGCACGACTATTTGCGGACCCAGGTGCAGAAGGTGGCCCCCACCATGTCGCCAGAAATTTTTAATGCGCGGCAGGGGCAAGCCATTCAGATTGCGAAGGCCGCGATCGCCACCCGCGAACTCACCTATCGCGAAGCCATTCGTAGCAAAATTCGCCGAGGGCAGATCGGGGGAGCCGGACGGGTTTATCTAAATACGCTGCAACAGCAACTCCAACTCCCGCCCCAGCGGGCTGCCGAGTTAGAAACTCAAGAGCTGCAACCTTATGCCCAAAAGCAGGCGCACCTCGACACTTATCGTCAGGCGCTTTTGGCTGAAATTGAGGTGGAATATCCTTTGGGCGATGACGCGATCGCGGATCTGCAAGATTTGCAAAAGCTGCTGAATTTACGCGATCGCGATGTGCGGCCCCTGGTGATTAAAACATTGCAGGCATTATCCGTGCGTGGCGATGTCCGCGCGATGGTCTCTCGGCTGTTTTCCCCACCTGAGATAACTCAGCCAGCGTTGCCAGAGCCATCCCAAATCCAGCTGCCAGCGATCGATATCCCCCTGCGGTCAGCCCGGGGCATTGATTATCAGCCCTTGGTGGAACTGCTGCGATCGCAACAGTGGCAGGAAGCCGATCAATTCACCCGCCAACAGATGCTGAAAATTGCTGGGCGCACGACGGCGGGCTGGCTGCGGGGCGAAGATTGGGAAAATTTTCCGGCGACCGATTTACAAACCATTGACCAACTCTGGCAAGCCTATTCGAGCGATCGCTTTGGTTTGAGCTTGCAAATTGCGGCATGGGAAAGCGCGGGGGCCCATGTCGATCTCGAAACGATGCGAACGGTAGGCATCCAGCTCGGTTGGAAGCCCCCGGAAGGCTATTGGAAAGAACCCGAAGGCTATACCTATAACCTGTCAGCCCCGCCCGGTCACTTACCCACGCAGTTGACGAAGGTCGGTAGCTTGGGCCGCAAGTTTCAGGCCGTAGCGCAGAAACTTCGTCGTCAACTACCTGAACCAGCAAATGCAATAGGGGAGCCAGCCCAACCCGTAAATCCCAGAGTGCCTCATTGGTCAGAACGGTGGGGGATGACGGCCCAAAGCTATCCATTTGAGACGATGCGGGTGAATGAGCGTGGTGACATTGTCGAGCGCATTGCTGGTGAAGCAGAATGCTTTGTCGAAGACCTGGGCAATGGCGTCACTCTGGAGATGGTGTACATCCCTGGTGGAGAGTTTTTGATGGGGGCATCGGAGGACGAGGCGGGTGCCTTCAGTGATGAACCCCCCCAGCATCGGGTGACGGTGCCGGAATTTAGCCTGGGCAAGTTTGCGGTAACCCAGGCACAATATGCTGCCATCACAGGCAAAAATCCCAGCCACTTTAAGGGTGATCAGCGTCCGGTCGAAAGGGGGGCTTGGCAGGATGCGGTGGCGTTTTGTAAGGCGCTGACTGACCGCACCGGAAAACGGTATCGACTGCCCAGCGAGGCGGAATGGGAATATGCTTGTCGCGCCCACACCTCAACACCCTTTGCCTTTGGGCCGACCCTGACGCCCGATTTAGCCAACTACGACGGCAACTACAGCTATGGTCAGGGGCCAGAGGGCACCTACCGGCAGCAAACCACCGAAGTCGGACAATTTCTGCCCAATGGGTTGGGTCTGTACGACCTCCACGGCAATGTGTGGGAATGGTGTGCTGATGGGTGGCACTACACCTATGATGGTGCTCCCAGCGACGGCACCGCTTGGACAGCAGGAGGAGAGCAAAACGGACGGGTGATACGCGGCGGCGCCTGGAACGTCGATCCGAGGCTCTGCCGTTCCGCGTCTCGGCTCAGGCTTACGCCCGACCTCCGCAACTACGACATCGGTTTTCGGGTGGTCTGTTCTCCCCCCAGGACTTAG
- a CDS encoding phosphodiester glycosidase family protein yields MGIGIADGETYSPAQPTWPALCFAGDNRAQIVAEGNCPMGTQQAVAGNQQLVANGVAVPFDFSDRAYARVMAVVSADGNELSLVVVDGKQPHYSEGATLTQLTEMALNLNADAALNLDGGGSTTLIIETSSGSQPLNAPIHTKWPLRQRPVANNLGIRAQPPN; encoded by the coding sequence TTGGGCATTGGCATCGCCGATGGCGAGACCTATTCACCCGCACAACCGACTTGGCCGGCCCTGTGTTTTGCTGGCGATAACCGTGCCCAAATTGTCGCTGAAGGGAATTGTCCGATGGGGACGCAGCAAGCCGTTGCGGGCAATCAACAATTGGTCGCGAATGGTGTAGCGGTACCGTTCGACTTTAGCGATCGGGCTTATGCCCGGGTCATGGCTGTGGTGAGTGCCGACGGCAATGAACTCTCTCTCGTCGTGGTGGATGGCAAACAGCCGCACTACAGCGAAGGGGCAACGTTGACGCAACTTACTGAGATGGCCCTCAATCTCAACGCTGATGCCGCTCTAAACCTCGACGGGGGTGGCTCAACAACGCTGATCATTGAGACCTCTAGTGGTTCTCAGCCGCTCAATGCGCCGATTCATACTAAATGGCCTCTACGGCAACGTCCGGTGGCAAATAATCTGGGCATTCGGGCTCAGCCGCCAAACTGA
- the vapC gene encoding type II toxin-antitoxin system VapC family toxin yields the protein MLLIDTSVWIAVFRDRSGQVRQTLETLIAGRDILITRFTQLELLQGSLNDQEWATLSSYLETQTYAELSPSSWQAAARIYYDLRRQGLTVRSPIDCCIAQAALEHNLILIHRDRDFETITQVRPLQHRRLDA from the coding sequence GTGCTGCTGATTGATACCTCAGTTTGGATTGCGGTTTTTCGCGATCGCAGCGGTCAGGTTCGCCAAACCCTAGAGACTCTGATCGCTGGACGCGACATCTTAATTACTCGATTTACCCAACTTGAACTTTTGCAGGGCAGTCTCAACGACCAAGAATGGGCCACGCTTTCTAGTTATTTAGAAACCCAGACCTATGCCGAGCTTTCGCCATCGTCCTGGCAAGCTGCCGCCCGCATTTACTATGACTTGAGGCGTCAAGGGTTAACGGTGCGGAGCCCCATCGACTGCTGCATTGCCCAGGCAGCATTGGAGCACAACTTGATTTTGATTCACCGCGATCGCGATTTTGAGACCATCACCCAGGTGCGTCCCCTGCAACACCGACGCTTGGATGCCTAA
- a CDS encoding type II toxin-antitoxin system VapB family antitoxin, producing MQITLNLDDALLDEAAKLTNLASREALINLALQEFVQSHRQKNLLDLAGQIQLAPDFDHKILREMPRAAD from the coding sequence ATGCAAATTACCCTCAACCTTGATGATGCCTTGCTGGACGAAGCCGCCAAGCTGACGAATCTGGCTAGTCGAGAAGCGTTGATCAATTTGGCCCTGCAAGAGTTTGTGCAGTCGCACCGTCAGAAAAATCTGCTTGATTTGGCGGGCCAGATTCAGCTAGCCCCCGATTTTGACCACAAAATATTGCGTGAGATGCCCCGTGCTGCTGATTGA
- a CDS encoding TIGR00297 family protein translates to MPPAALPWIVAIALNSILLAIAWFLPKKLLTPAGYLHAWVLGVLVWGCLGWQGYTVVMVYFLVGTAVTRIGMAEKEAAGIAEKRSGVRGPENVWGSALTATLCAIGIFVAQQGWLTETNLWVGLLSLGYVASFATKLSDTTASEVGKAYGKRTFLITTLRPVPAGTEGAVSLEGTLAGVVGSAVMAAVGLATGLITPVGALLCLIAAFIATNAESVIGATLQEQLPWLTNELVNIVNTTIGAIAAILLALIFF, encoded by the coding sequence ATGCCCCCCGCTGCCCTGCCCTGGATAGTCGCGATCGCCCTCAACTCGATACTGCTAGCGATCGCCTGGTTTCTGCCGAAAAAGCTGCTGACCCCAGCGGGCTATCTGCACGCCTGGGTGCTGGGGGTGTTGGTATGGGGCTGTTTGGGCTGGCAGGGCTACACCGTCGTCATGGTGTACTTTTTGGTGGGCACAGCCGTCACCCGCATCGGCATGGCGGAAAAAGAAGCGGCGGGTATTGCCGAAAAGCGTTCCGGGGTGCGGGGGCCGGAAAACGTGTGGGGTTCCGCGCTGACGGCGACGCTGTGTGCGATCGGCATTTTCGTCGCGCAACAGGGCTGGCTGACAGAGACGAATTTATGGGTGGGGCTGCTCAGCCTAGGCTACGTGGCCAGTTTCGCCACCAAGCTGTCGGACACCACCGCCAGCGAAGTCGGCAAAGCCTACGGCAAGCGCACCTTTTTGATTACCACCCTGCGCCCCGTTCCAGCAGGCACCGAGGGAGCAGTCAGCCTGGAAGGAACCTTGGCGGGCGTTGTGGGCTCGGCGGTGATGGCGGCAGTCGGTTTGGCGACTGGCTTGATTACCCCCGTGGGAGCGCTACTGTGCCTGATCGCCGCTTTCATCGCCACCAATGCAGAAAGCGTCATCGGGGCAACGCTACAAGAACAACTGCCCTGGTTGACGAATGAACTGGTCAATATCGTGAATACGACCATTGGGGCGATCGCCGCGATTTTACTGGCCTTAATATTCTTCTAA
- a CDS encoding NnrU family protein: protein MAALSWLTPSHFIIVGLLVGFAIAHSGLAALRPRGEKLIGARAYRVLFALVSIPFASVLIIYFIIHRYDGAQLWNVQGVPGMFEGVWIASAISFVFLYPATFNLLEIAAIQKPEIHLYETGIIRITRHPQMVGQVLWCIAHTLWLGTTFMLVTSAGLIAHHLFAVWHGDRRWQAKYGDAFLKVKERTSVIPFLAILQGRQELKLLEFVKPAYVGILLFVLGFWWVHPKLIQASQQLTW, encoded by the coding sequence ATGGCAGCGTTATCTTGGTTAACCCCCAGTCACTTCATCATCGTGGGGTTGTTGGTCGGCTTTGCGATCGCCCACAGCGGCCTCGCCGCCCTCCGGCCCCGGGGCGAAAAACTTATCGGTGCCCGCGCCTATCGCGTCCTCTTTGCCCTGGTCAGCATTCCCTTCGCCAGTGTGCTGATCATTTACTTCATCATTCACCGCTACGACGGCGCGCAATTGTGGAATGTGCAAGGCGTCCCCGGCATGTTTGAAGGCGTCTGGATTGCCTCCGCCATTTCCTTCGTCTTTCTCTATCCCGCCACCTTTAACCTGCTGGAAATCGCCGCCATCCAAAAGCCCGAAATCCACCTTTACGAAACAGGCATCATTCGCATCACTCGCCACCCCCAAATGGTGGGACAGGTGCTCTGGTGCATCGCCCATACCCTGTGGCTGGGCACCACCTTTATGCTGGTGACTTCAGCGGGATTAATCGCCCACCATTTATTTGCCGTGTGGCATGGCGATCGCCGCTGGCAAGCGAAGTATGGCGACGCCTTCCTCAAAGTGAAAGAGCGCACGTCGGTGATCCCCTTTCTCGCCATCCTGCAAGGGCGACAAGAACTCAAACTGCTGGAGTTTGTGAAACCCGCCTATGTGGGCATTCTGTTGTTTGTCCTGGGATTCTGGTGGGTGCATCCCAAACTCATCCAAGCGAGCCAACAGCTCACCTGGTAA
- the aroA gene encoding 3-phosphoshikimate 1-carboxyvinyltransferase: protein MTGSLLQLTSSPPHQQLTVTVPAEGVALTGKIQVPGDKSISHRALMLGAIAQGETRIQGLLLGEDPRSTAKCFQAMGVNVSNLEDEWVTVQGVGLGNLQEPADVLDAGNSGTTLRLMLGLLASHPDRFFTVTGDGSLRSRPMGRVITPLQQMGATIWGRQGNRLAPLAVQGQALKPTHYYSPIASAQVKSCVLLAGLLTDGATTVTEPSLSRDHSERMLQAFGADLTVDQANCTVTVNGPATLTGQTVIVPGDISSAAFWLVGAAIIPGSELVIENVGINPTRTGVLEALQAMNADITLENERLVTGEPVADLRVRYSQLRGATFSGDLIPRMIDEIPILAVAALFAEGPTVIKDAAELRVKESDRLAVMAAELNRLGANVTELPDGLEIPGGLSTLQGTTVDSFTDHRIGMSLAIAALRAQGTTTVQRAEAAAISYPTFLATLEHVCHH, encoded by the coding sequence ATGACTGGATCGCTATTGCAATTAACGTCTTCGCCGCCCCATCAACAACTCACGGTCACAGTTCCGGCTGAGGGGGTGGCGCTTACGGGCAAGATTCAGGTGCCGGGTGATAAGTCAATTTCTCATCGGGCGTTGATGTTGGGAGCGATCGCCCAAGGCGAAACCCGTATTCAAGGACTGCTGTTAGGCGAAGATCCGCGCAGCACTGCCAAATGCTTTCAGGCCATGGGGGTGAATGTTTCCAACCTGGAAGACGAGTGGGTGACGGTGCAGGGGGTTGGCCTGGGTAACTTGCAAGAGCCTGCCGATGTATTGGATGCGGGCAACTCGGGCACCACCTTGCGACTCATGTTGGGGCTGTTAGCGTCGCATCCTGATCGCTTTTTTACCGTCACGGGGGATGGCTCGCTGCGATCGCGCCCCATGGGCCGGGTGATTACACCGCTGCAACAAATGGGGGCCACCATTTGGGGACGTCAGGGCAATCGGCTGGCCCCCTTAGCCGTGCAGGGACAAGCTTTGAAGCCCACTCACTACTACTCGCCCATCGCCTCGGCCCAAGTCAAATCATGCGTGCTGCTGGCGGGGCTGCTGACGGACGGGGCCACCACCGTGACCGAACCCAGTCTGTCGCGCGATCACAGTGAACGCATGTTGCAAGCCTTTGGGGCTGACCTCACTGTTGACCAGGCTAACTGCACGGTGACGGTCAACGGTCCTGCGACCCTGACTGGTCAGACAGTGATTGTGCCAGGAGACATTAGCTCGGCGGCCTTTTGGTTAGTCGGTGCTGCCATCATTCCCGGTTCAGAATTGGTGATCGAAAACGTTGGCATTAACCCCACCCGCACGGGCGTTTTAGAAGCGCTGCAAGCCATGAACGCCGACATCACGTTGGAAAACGAACGTCTGGTCACCGGGGAACCCGTGGCGGATTTGCGGGTGCGCTACAGTCAGTTGCGCGGGGCCACCTTTAGCGGCGATCTGATTCCTCGCATGATTGATGAAATTCCGATCCTCGCTGTGGCCGCGCTGTTTGCCGAGGGTCCGACCGTGATCAAAGATGCCGCAGAATTGCGGGTCAAGGAGAGCGATCGCCTCGCGGTGATGGCCGCCGAACTGAATCGCTTGGGGGCCAACGTCACCGAACTCCCGGATGGTCTCGAAATTCCTGGCGGCCTCTCGACCTTACAGGGCACTACAGTGGATAGCTTTACCGATCATCGGATCGGCATGAGTCTCGCGATCGCGGCCCTCCGCGCCCAAGGCACCACGACCGTGCAACGGGCCGAAGCGGCGGCCATTTCCTATCCAACCTTTTTAGCCACGCTAGAACACGTTTGTCACCACTAG
- a CDS encoding putative bifunctional diguanylate cyclase/phosphodiesterase, giving the protein MRKILVIEAAGEQRDAHLALLAQEGYETLITEDSTLALEIIRKQYPDLILCGLELSGGDNFELLQYLQHEPDLLSIPIILLTTIRNELRWRQSVSLGADDCLIVPFSDRDLLDAIAIRLRKQDALTTRYNTLMRHTAERLNRLSQYDSLTELPNYRLLKQRLEQAMRRAAKGNQQVALLSLSLDRLRQVNNTLGYGAGDMLLTAAAQRLTGILPRSTAVARLTGNQFAIVVPAPPDRGAVLEIVADIFTSLGHSFSLPGQQVFMTASIGIALFPEDSTDLSVLLRQADAALDWAKLQKSNSYRFYRSDLPVVSGDELQIETWLRYALEREEFEVWYQPKYSLSQGRIVGAEALIRWQHPETGYISPGKFIPLSEETGLIVAIGDWVLKTVCGQTAEWLHSGQPVVAIAVNLSSVQLNQASLVQQIRDILTLTQLPPDHLELEVTETALMQDVEPAIALLHELKALGVRIALDDFGTGYASLSYLQQLPIDILKIDTSFVRNIHENVTNQAILKHVIAMAHDLGLKIIAEGIEIELEMFTLKSFGCDLIQGYWVGPPMNATEFAQRL; this is encoded by the coding sequence ATGCGCAAGATTTTAGTTATTGAAGCTGCGGGCGAGCAGCGCGACGCTCACTTGGCCCTGCTGGCCCAAGAAGGGTACGAAACCCTGATCACGGAAGACAGCACTCTAGCGCTCGAAATCATCCGCAAACAATATCCTGATTTGATTTTGTGCGGCTTAGAGCTGTCTGGGGGCGACAACTTTGAGCTGTTGCAATACTTGCAGCACGAGCCTGACTTGCTCTCCATTCCCATCATTTTGCTCACCACAATTCGCAATGAATTGCGCTGGCGCCAGTCTGTCAGCTTGGGGGCAGATGACTGCCTGATTGTGCCCTTTAGCGATCGCGATTTGCTCGATGCGATCGCCATTCGCCTGCGCAAACAAGACGCCCTCACCACCCGCTACAACACCTTGATGCGGCACACCGCTGAGCGCCTCAATCGCTTATCGCAGTACGACAGTCTGACCGAACTGCCCAACTACCGACTGTTAAAACAGCGGCTAGAGCAAGCCATGCGGCGGGCAGCTAAGGGCAACCAACAAGTGGCCCTACTCAGCCTCAGCCTCGACCGTCTGCGCCAGGTCAACAACACCCTGGGCTACGGAGCGGGCGACATGCTGCTCACGGCGGCGGCCCAGCGACTCACCGGCATTTTGCCCCGGTCGACGGCGGTGGCGCGACTCACCGGCAACCAGTTTGCGATCGTCGTGCCCGCCCCGCCTGATCGAGGGGCCGTCCTTGAGATCGTGGCCGATATTTTCACCAGCCTGGGGCATTCGTTTTCCCTGCCTGGCCAGCAAGTATTTATGACCGCCAGCATTGGCATTGCCCTATTTCCCGAAGATTCGACCGACCTGAGCGTCTTATTACGTCAGGCCGATGCCGCCCTCGATTGGGCCAAATTGCAAAAAAGCAATTCCTATCGGTTTTATCGATCGGATTTGCCCGTCGTCTCGGGTGATGAATTGCAAATTGAAACCTGGCTACGCTATGCCCTCGAACGGGAGGAATTTGAAGTCTGGTATCAGCCCAAATACAGCTTGAGCCAGGGTCGCATCGTCGGTGCCGAAGCTTTGATTCGTTGGCAACATCCCGAAACGGGTTATATTTCACCCGGCAAATTTATTCCCCTATCAGAAGAAACGGGACTCATTGTCGCCATTGGGGACTGGGTGTTAAAAACGGTTTGCGGCCAGACCGCTGAATGGCTGCATTCGGGACAGCCCGTCGTGGCGATCGCCGTCAACCTTTCCAGCGTGCAGCTTAACCAGGCTAGTCTGGTGCAGCAAATTCGCGATATTTTAACCCTCACGCAACTCCCGCCCGATCACCTGGAACTCGAAGTCACTGAAACCGCTTTGATGCAAGATGTCGAACCGGCGATCGCGCTCTTGCATGAGCTCAAAGCCCTGGGCGTGCGCATCGCGCTGGATGATTTTGGGACGGGCTATGCCTCCCTCAGCTACCTGCAACAGCTGCCCATCGACATTCTCAAAATTGACACTTCATTTGTGCGCAACATTCACGAAAATGTCACCAATCAAGCCATTCTTAAGCATGTAATTGCCATGGCCCACGACTTAGGACTCAAAATCATCGCCGAAGGTATCGAAATCGAACTCGAAATGTTCACCCTCAAGTCGTTTGGCTGCGACTTAATCCAGGGCTATTGGGTTGGGCCACCGATGAATGCGACCGAATTTGCCCAGCGCCTCTAA
- the cas12k gene encoding type V CRISPR-associated protein Cas12k (Type V-K CRISPR systems have also been known as with the large Cas12k protein, has also been known as type V-U5, and Cas12k as C2c5.): protein MSKITIQCRLVASEATRQYLWHLMADIYTPFVNEILRQIREDDNFEQWRQSGKIPASVFEDYRKTLKTESRFQGMPGRWYYAGREEVKRIYKSWLALRRRLRNQLAGQNRWLEVLQSDETLMEVSGLDLSALQAEASQLLNILGSKNKTSKNRSKKAKGKPKGKSAKDPTLYQALWELYRETEDIAKKCVIAYLLKHKCQVPDKPEDPKKFRHRRREAEIRAERLNEQLIKTRLPKGRDLTNEQWLQVLEIATRQVPKDEDEAAIWQSRLLTDAAKFPFPVAYETNEDLKWFLNGKGRLCVSFNGLSEHTFEVYCGQRQLYWFNRFLEDQQIKKENQGERSAGLFTLRSGRLVWKPYSSDASRSDPWMANQLTLQCSVDTRLWTAEGTEQVRQEKATSIAKVIAGTKAKGNLNQKQQDFITKREKTLELLHNPFPRPSKPLYQGKPSIIAAVSFGLEKPATLAIVDIVTDKAITYRSIRQLLGQNYKLFTKHRLKQQQCAHQRHQNQVESAENRISEGGLGEHLDSLIAKAILETAAEYGASSIVLPELGNIREIIHAEIQAKAERKIPGLKEKQDEYAAKFRASVHRWSYGRLAQKVTTKASLHGLETESTRQSLQGTPQEKARNLAISAYESRKVAQRA, encoded by the coding sequence ATGAGTAAGATCACGATTCAGTGCCGTCTCGTTGCTTCAGAAGCCACTCGCCAGTACCTCTGGCACCTAATGGCTGATATCTACACGCCATTTGTCAACGAGATCCTGAGGCAGATTAGGGAAGACGACAATTTTGAGCAATGGCGCCAATCAGGCAAGATTCCTGCCAGTGTATTTGAGGACTACCGCAAGACCCTAAAAACCGAGTCACGGTTTCAAGGAATGCCTGGCCGCTGGTATTACGCTGGCCGCGAGGAAGTAAAGCGAATCTATAAATCTTGGCTAGCTCTCCGCCGCCGTCTCAGAAATCAATTAGCAGGGCAAAACCGATGGCTGGAGGTGCTCCAAAGTGATGAAACCTTAATGGAAGTATCCGGCCTTGATCTCTCTGCCCTCCAAGCAGAAGCCAGCCAACTTCTAAATATTCTGGGTTCAAAAAACAAGACCTCTAAGAATCGCTCGAAAAAAGCCAAAGGTAAGCCCAAGGGCAAATCGGCCAAAGACCCAACGCTTTACCAAGCCCTTTGGGAGCTTTATCGAGAAACCGAAGATATAGCTAAAAAATGTGTGATCGCTTATCTACTCAAACACAAGTGTCAGGTACCAGACAAACCAGAAGATCCAAAGAAATTTCGACATCGCCGCCGCGAGGCCGAGATTCGCGCAGAACGTCTCAATGAACAATTGATCAAGACTCGGTTGCCTAAAGGTCGAGATTTAACTAATGAGCAGTGGCTACAGGTACTGGAGATCGCGACCAGGCAAGTTCCCAAAGATGAAGACGAAGCTGCTATCTGGCAATCTCGGCTACTTACTGATGCTGCTAAGTTCCCTTTTCCTGTAGCTTATGAAACAAACGAAGACCTCAAGTGGTTTCTCAATGGCAAAGGACGACTGTGTGTCAGCTTCAACGGCCTTAGTGAGCATACCTTCGAGGTTTACTGCGGCCAGCGACAACTCTATTGGTTCAATCGCTTTTTAGAAGATCAACAAATCAAAAAAGAGAACCAGGGAGAACGTTCTGCTGGACTCTTTACCCTGAGGTCAGGACGCCTCGTATGGAAGCCTTATTCATCAGATGCCAGTAGGAGTGACCCTTGGATGGCAAACCAATTAACTCTACAATGCAGCGTTGACACTCGACTTTGGACTGCAGAAGGCACTGAACAAGTCCGTCAAGAAAAAGCGACCAGCATTGCCAAAGTCATTGCCGGAACGAAGGCCAAAGGCAACCTCAATCAGAAGCAACAAGATTTCATTACCAAGCGAGAGAAAACCCTTGAGTTGTTGCATAACCCGTTTCCTCGCCCCAGCAAGCCCCTCTACCAAGGCAAGCCATCCATAATTGCAGCCGTCAGCTTTGGACTAGAGAAGCCAGCTACATTAGCGATCGTGGATATCGTGACAGATAAGGCAATAACCTATCGCAGCATTCGTCAACTACTAGGCCAAAACTATAAACTCTTCACCAAACACAGACTGAAGCAGCAACAGTGTGCTCACCAACGACACCAAAACCAGGTAGAAAGCGCTGAGAATAGAATCTCCGAAGGTGGACTAGGAGAGCATTTAGACTCGTTAATTGCCAAAGCCATCCTAGAAACTGCCGCAGAATATGGAGCCAGCAGCATTGTGCTCCCTGAGCTAGGGAATATCCGCGAAATCATCCATGCAGAAATCCAGGCTAAAGCTGAACGTAAAATTCCTGGTCTCAAGGAGAAGCAAGACGAATATGCAGCCAAGTTTCGAGCCAGCGTCCATCGCTGGAGCTATGGCCGTTTAGCTCAGAAGGTCACGACCAAAGCTTCTCTCCACGGCCTTGAGACTGAATCGACCCGTCAGTCATTGCAAGGAACCCCTCAAGAAAAAGCAAGAAACTTAGCGATCTCTGCTTACGAGTCACGGAAAGTCGCTCAAAGAGCTTGA